A region from the Mycolicibacterium litorale genome encodes:
- the folC gene encoding bifunctional tetrahydrofolate synthase/dihydrofolate synthase codes for MTRPEPTPDEIAALLQVEHLLDARWPETKIEPSTARISALLEMLGSPQRGYPSIHIAGTNGKTSVARMIDALLTALSRRTGRTTSPHLQSAVERIAIDGEPITPARYVEVYREIEPFVLMVDEQSEAAGGPRLSKFEVLTAMAFAAFADAPVDVAVVEVGLGGTWDATNVVNAPVAVITPIGIDHADYLGDTLTEIAGEKAGIITRQPDDLVPTDTVAVIGRQAPEAMEVLLAQAVRADAAVAREDSEFAVLSRQVAVGGQLLELQGLGGVYPEIFLPLHGEHQAHNAVLALAAVEAFFGAGAQRQLDLDAVRAGFAAAASPGRLERMRNAPTVFIDAAHNPAGAAALADALQSEFDFRYLVGVISVMGDKDVDGILAALEPAFDQIVVTHNGSPRALEVDALALLAEERFGPERVIRAATLPDAIETATAVVEDSGSDGEGLSGAGIVITGSVVTAGAARTLFGRDPQ; via the coding sequence ATGACCCGGCCCGAGCCCACCCCCGACGAGATCGCCGCACTCCTGCAGGTGGAACACCTGCTCGACGCGCGGTGGCCGGAGACCAAGATCGAGCCCAGCACCGCGCGGATCAGCGCGCTGCTCGAGATGCTGGGCTCCCCGCAGCGCGGCTACCCGTCGATCCACATCGCCGGCACCAACGGTAAGACGTCGGTCGCCCGCATGATCGACGCGCTGCTGACGGCACTGAGCCGGCGCACCGGCCGCACCACCAGCCCCCACCTGCAGTCCGCGGTCGAGCGGATCGCCATCGACGGCGAGCCGATCACCCCGGCGCGCTACGTCGAGGTGTACCGCGAGATCGAACCGTTCGTCCTGATGGTCGACGAACAGTCCGAAGCGGCGGGCGGGCCGCGGCTCAGCAAGTTCGAGGTGCTGACGGCCATGGCGTTCGCCGCCTTCGCCGACGCGCCGGTCGACGTCGCCGTCGTGGAGGTGGGGCTCGGCGGGACGTGGGACGCCACCAACGTCGTCAACGCCCCGGTCGCGGTCATCACACCGATCGGCATCGACCACGCCGACTACCTCGGCGACACGCTCACCGAGATCGCGGGGGAGAAGGCAGGCATCATCACCCGCCAGCCCGACGACCTCGTCCCCACCGACACCGTCGCGGTGATCGGGCGGCAGGCACCCGAGGCGATGGAGGTGCTGCTGGCCCAGGCGGTGCGCGCCGACGCCGCGGTGGCGCGCGAGGACTCGGAATTCGCCGTGCTGTCCCGCCAGGTCGCCGTCGGCGGCCAGCTGCTGGAACTGCAGGGCCTCGGCGGGGTCTACCCGGAGATCTTCCTGCCGCTGCACGGCGAGCACCAGGCGCACAACGCGGTCCTCGCGCTCGCCGCGGTCGAGGCGTTCTTCGGCGCGGGCGCGCAGCGGCAACTCGACCTCGACGCCGTCCGGGCGGGTTTCGCCGCCGCGGCCAGTCCCGGCCGGCTGGAGCGGATGCGTAATGCGCCGACGGTGTTCATCGACGCCGCCCACAACCCCGCAGGCGCCGCCGCCCTCGCCGACGCGCTGCAGTCCGAATTCGACTTCCGCTACCTCGTCGGGGTGATCTCGGTGATGGGTGACAAGGACGTCGACGGCATCCTCGCCGCGCTCGAACCGGCATTCGACCAGATCGTCGTCACCCACAACGGGTCGCCACGGGCGCTCGAGGTCGATGCGCTCGCGCTGCTGGCCGAGGAGCGCTTCGGACCGGAACGGGTCATCCGGGCGGCCACACTGCCCGACGCCATCGAAACCGCGACCGCGGTGGTCGAGGATTCCGGGAGCGACGGCGAAGGGCTCTCCGGCGCCGGCATCGTCATCACCGGTTCGGTCGTCACCGCCGGGGCCGCGCGCACCCTCTTCGGACGGGATCCGCAATGA
- a CDS encoding valine--tRNA ligase has translation MTATPDADAESLPKSWDPGAVEADIYQGWVDAGYFTADPASDKPAYSIVLPPPNVTGSLHMGHALDHTLMDALTRRKRMQGFEVLWLPGMDHAGIATQTLVEKQLTAGGTTKEELGRERFIDKVWEWKQESGGTIGAQMRRLGDGVDWSRDRFTMDDGLSRAVRTIFKKLYDAGLIYQAERLVNWSPVLETAISDLEVKYEDVEGELVSFRYGSLSDDEPHIIVATTRVETMLGDTAIAVHPDDERYRHLVGASLPHPFLDTEIVIVADTHVDPEFGTGAVKVTPAHDPNDFEIGLRHSLPMPTIMDTKGRIAATGTQFDGMDRFEARVKVREALAEQGRIVAEKRPYLHSVGHSERSGEPIEPRLSLQWWVKVEALAKAAGDAVRNGHTVIHPPSLEPRWFAWVDNMHDWCISRQLWWGHRIPIWHGPNGETVCVGPDETPPEGWEQDSDVLDTWFSSALWPFSTMGWPDRTPELDKFYPTTVLVTGYDILFFWVARMMMFGTFVADDPAITGDGQRSAPVPFENVFLHGLIRDEHGRKMSKSRGNGIDPLDWVEAFGADALRFTLARGASPGGDLAIGEDHARASRNFATKLFNATRFALMNGASPAPLPEAAALTDADRWILGRLEEVRAEVDTALDAYEFSRACESLYHFAWDEFCDWYVELAKVQLGEGVSHTTAVLAAVLDTLLKLLHPVMPFVTEVLWKTLTGGESLVVADWPQASGIALDTAAAQRIADTQKLITEVRRFRSDQGLADRQRVPARLSGISPAGLDDHVPAVRALAWLTDADEGFSPSASVEVRLSGGTVVVEVDTSGTVDVAAERRRLEKDLAAAQKELAGTTAKLGNDAFLAKAPAEVVDKIRARQQVAREEVDRINARLAGLPSPR, from the coding sequence GTGACCGCCACCCCTGACGCCGACGCCGAATCCCTGCCCAAGTCGTGGGATCCCGGGGCGGTAGAGGCGGACATCTACCAGGGTTGGGTCGACGCGGGGTACTTCACCGCCGATCCCGCGAGCGACAAACCCGCCTACTCCATCGTGCTGCCGCCGCCGAACGTGACGGGCAGCCTGCACATGGGCCACGCCCTCGACCACACGCTGATGGACGCCCTGACCCGGCGTAAGCGCATGCAGGGTTTCGAAGTGCTGTGGCTGCCCGGGATGGACCACGCCGGCATCGCCACCCAGACCCTGGTGGAAAAGCAGCTGACCGCCGGCGGCACCACCAAAGAGGAGCTCGGCCGCGAGCGGTTCATCGACAAGGTGTGGGAGTGGAAGCAGGAGTCCGGCGGCACCATCGGGGCTCAGATGCGCAGGCTCGGCGACGGGGTCGACTGGAGCCGGGACCGGTTCACGATGGACGACGGCCTGTCCCGCGCGGTGCGCACCATATTCAAGAAGCTCTACGACGCCGGCCTGATCTACCAGGCCGAACGCCTGGTCAACTGGTCGCCGGTGCTGGAGACGGCGATCAGCGACCTCGAGGTCAAATACGAAGACGTCGAGGGTGAGCTGGTGTCGTTCCGCTACGGATCGCTCTCGGACGACGAACCGCACATCATCGTCGCCACCACCCGGGTCGAGACCATGCTCGGCGACACCGCGATCGCCGTGCACCCCGACGACGAGCGCTACCGCCACCTGGTCGGCGCCTCGCTGCCGCACCCGTTCCTCGACACCGAGATCGTCATCGTCGCCGACACCCACGTCGATCCCGAGTTCGGAACGGGCGCAGTAAAAGTCACGCCTGCGCACGATCCCAACGACTTCGAGATCGGACTGCGGCATTCGCTACCGATGCCGACGATCATGGACACCAAGGGCCGGATCGCGGCCACCGGAACGCAGTTCGACGGCATGGACCGTTTCGAGGCGCGGGTCAAGGTCCGTGAGGCGCTCGCCGAACAGGGCCGCATCGTCGCCGAGAAGCGGCCCTACCTGCACAGCGTCGGGCATTCCGAACGCAGCGGCGAACCCATCGAGCCCAGGCTGTCGCTGCAGTGGTGGGTCAAGGTCGAGGCACTGGCCAAGGCCGCCGGTGACGCGGTCCGCAACGGCCACACGGTGATCCACCCGCCTAGCCTCGAGCCGCGGTGGTTCGCCTGGGTCGACAACATGCACGACTGGTGCATCTCCCGGCAGCTGTGGTGGGGCCACCGGATCCCGATCTGGCACGGACCCAACGGTGAAACGGTCTGCGTCGGTCCGGACGAGACCCCGCCCGAGGGATGGGAACAGGACTCCGACGTGCTCGACACGTGGTTCTCCTCGGCGCTGTGGCCCTTCTCGACCATGGGCTGGCCGGACCGGACCCCCGAACTCGACAAGTTCTATCCCACCACGGTGCTGGTCACCGGCTACGACATCCTGTTCTTCTGGGTGGCCCGGATGATGATGTTCGGCACGTTCGTCGCCGACGATCCCGCCATCACCGGCGACGGGCAGCGAAGTGCCCCGGTGCCGTTCGAGAACGTCTTCCTGCACGGGCTGATCCGCGACGAACACGGCCGCAAGATGAGCAAATCGCGCGGCAACGGCATCGACCCGCTCGACTGGGTCGAGGCCTTCGGCGCCGACGCGCTGCGCTTCACCCTCGCCCGCGGCGCCAGCCCCGGCGGCGACCTGGCGATCGGCGAGGACCACGCGCGGGCATCGCGCAACTTTGCCACCAAGCTGTTCAACGCCACCCGTTTCGCGCTGATGAACGGCGCCAGCCCGGCCCCGCTGCCGGAGGCGGCCGCGCTCACCGACGCCGACCGCTGGATCCTCGGCCGGCTCGAAGAGGTCCGCGCCGAGGTCGACACCGCACTCGACGCCTACGAGTTCAGCCGAGCGTGCGAATCGCTGTACCACTTCGCGTGGGACGAGTTCTGCGACTGGTACGTCGAGCTCGCCAAAGTCCAACTCGGCGAAGGGGTTTCCCATACCACGGCGGTGCTGGCCGCGGTGCTCGACACCCTGCTCAAACTGCTGCACCCGGTGATGCCGTTCGTCACCGAGGTGCTGTGGAAGACGCTGACCGGCGGTGAGTCGCTGGTCGTCGCGGACTGGCCGCAGGCATCCGGGATCGCGCTGGACACCGCTGCCGCGCAACGCATCGCAGATACCCAGAAGCTGATCACCGAGGTGCGCCGGTTCCGCAGCGACCAGGGCCTCGCCGACCGCCAGCGGGTGCCGGCCAGGTTGTCGGGCATCAGCCCCGCGGGCCTGGACGACCACGTGCCCGCGGTGCGCGCGCTGGCCTGGCTGACCGATGCGGATGAGGGCTTCAGCCCGTCGGCGTCGGTCGAGGTGCGGCTGAGCGGCGGGACCGTCGTGGTCGAGGTGGACACCTCCGGGACCGTCGACGTCGCCGCCGAACGTCGAAGGCTCGAAAAGGACCTCGCCGCCGCGCAGAAGGAGTTGGCGGGCACCACCGCGAAACTCGGCAACGACGCGTTCCTCGCCAAGGCACCGGCGGAGGTGGTCGACAAGATCCGCGCCCGCCAGCAGGTGGCGCGCGAGGAGGTCGACCGGATCAACGCCCGCCTCGCCGGACTGCCGTCGCCGCGATGA
- the ndk gene encoding nucleoside-diphosphate kinase encodes MTERTLVLIKPDGVQRRLVGEILSRIERKGLTIAALELKTVSDDLARRHYAEHEGKPFFGALLEFITSGPLVAAIVEGPRAVAAFRQIAGGTDPVEKAVPGTIRGDLALVTQDNLVHGSDSPESAAREIELWFPGR; translated from the coding sequence GTGACTGAGCGGACCCTGGTTCTGATCAAGCCCGACGGCGTGCAACGGCGCCTGGTCGGGGAAATCCTCTCCCGGATCGAGCGGAAGGGTCTGACCATCGCCGCTCTCGAGCTGAAGACGGTCAGCGACGATCTGGCGCGACGCCACTACGCCGAGCACGAGGGCAAGCCGTTCTTCGGTGCGCTGCTCGAGTTCATCACCTCCGGTCCGCTGGTCGCCGCCATCGTCGAGGGCCCCCGCGCCGTGGCAGCGTTCCGGCAGATCGCCGGTGGCACCGACCCCGTGGAGAAGGCCGTGCCCGGCACGATCCGCGGTGATCTCGCGCTGGTGACCCAGGACAACCTGGTGCACGGCTCGGATTCGCCGGAGTCCGCGGCCCGCGAAATCGAACTCTGGTTCCCCGGCCGCTGA
- a CDS encoding saccharopine dehydrogenase family protein encodes MSPAAQREFDIVVYGATGFVGKLTADYLARHGGDARIALAGRSQEKLLKVRETLGDRAADWELITADASQPSTLEKMAARTRVVVTTVGPYTKYGLPLVAACAAAGTDYADLTGETMFIRDSIDHYHKQAVDTGARIVHACGFDSIPSDLTVYALYRTVTEDGEGELGDTSMVVRTFAGGASGGTLASIMEVLNTASTDPEARRQMTDPYTLSPDRSAEPELGAQPDMRWRRGGEIAPELEGYWTAAFAMAGPNTRIVRRSNALLGYAYGRKLEYSEVMSTGRTPVAPAIAALTTAGSAAVMGLGSRYFHKLPRTLVDRVLPAPGTGPSERTREKGHYTVETYTTTTTGARYLARMSQRGDPGYKATSVLLGECALALAMDRDKLSDLRGVLTPAAAMGDALLARFPGAGVSLKTSRLA; translated from the coding sequence ATGAGCCCCGCAGCGCAGCGCGAATTCGACATCGTCGTCTACGGAGCAACGGGGTTCGTCGGGAAACTCACCGCCGATTACCTGGCCCGACACGGCGGGGACGCCAGGATCGCGCTGGCCGGACGGTCGCAGGAGAAGCTGCTCAAGGTCCGCGAAACGCTGGGGGACCGGGCGGCCGACTGGGAGCTGATCACCGCCGACGCGTCCCAACCGTCGACGCTCGAGAAGATGGCCGCGCGCACCCGCGTGGTCGTCACCACCGTCGGGCCCTACACCAAGTACGGGCTGCCGCTGGTCGCCGCGTGCGCCGCCGCGGGTACCGACTACGCCGACCTGACCGGTGAGACGATGTTCATCCGCGACAGCATCGACCACTACCACAAGCAGGCGGTCGACACCGGCGCACGGATCGTGCACGCGTGCGGATTCGACTCCATCCCTTCCGATCTCACCGTCTACGCGTTGTACCGCACGGTGACCGAGGACGGCGAGGGCGAACTGGGGGACACCAGCATGGTGGTGCGCACCTTCGCCGGCGGGGCGTCCGGCGGAACGCTGGCCTCGATCATGGAGGTCCTCAACACCGCATCGACCGACCCCGAGGCGCGGCGGCAGATGACCGACCCCTACACCCTGTCGCCGGACCGCAGCGCCGAACCCGAACTGGGTGCCCAGCCCGACATGCGGTGGCGCCGCGGCGGCGAGATCGCCCCCGAACTGGAGGGGTACTGGACCGCGGCGTTCGCGATGGCCGGTCCCAACACCCGCATCGTCCGGCGCAGCAACGCTCTGCTGGGTTACGCCTATGGACGCAAGCTGGAGTACTCCGAGGTGATGAGCACCGGGCGGACCCCCGTCGCACCCGCCATCGCCGCGCTGACCACCGCGGGCAGCGCCGCCGTGATGGGGCTCGGCTCGCGGTATTTCCACAAGCTGCCACGCACACTCGTCGACCGGGTGCTGCCCGCACCGGGCACCGGACCCAGCGAACGGACCCGGGAGAAGGGCCACTACACGGTGGAGACCTACACCACCACGACCACCGGTGCCCGCTACCTGGCCCGCATGTCCCAGCGGGGCGACCCCGGATACAAGGCCACGTCGGTGTTGCTCGGTGAGTGCGCCCTGGCGCTGGCGATGGACCGCGACAAACTGTCGGACCTGCGCGGTGTTCTCACCCCGGCCGCCGCGATGGGCGATGCGCTGCTCGCCCGCTTCCCCGGCGCGGGTGTGTCCCTGAAGACCTCGCGCCTGGCATGA
- a CDS encoding Rne/Rng family ribonuclease, producing the protein MADSENTQAQDSPDSSEEAHAAETPRERLPERLRVHSLARVLGVTSRRVLDALAELDGRARSAHSTVDQTQAERVREVLAGDGRDAAADAPAVEAPAAEAPAVEAVEAVADVPEVAEISEVTVETVEVALEVTSVDDQPTDDAPSPDTPTFEAPDEEPESRLILETAPVERADYLPLFVAPQPVRRFEPVDEDDEEDEDDETGDSGESDDDDQSERPAARRRRRGRRGRGRGRGEQSDDNGDSDTAEATDAKTDGQAAADEDTGDDSEDEGADEDTAGGDGSSRRRRRRRRRKSGSSDDSDSGSPDDPPNTVVHERPPRERGGKSGDSDDNEIQGISGSTRLEAKRQRRRDGRDAGRRRPPILSEAEFLARREAVERVMVVRDKVRTEPPHEGARYTQIAVLEDGVVVEHFVTSPASASLVGNIYLGIVQNVLPSMEAAFVDIGRGRNGVLYAGEVNWEAAGLGGQNRKIEQALKPGDYVVVQVSKDPVGHKGARLTTQVSLAGRYLVYVPGASSTGISRKLPDTERQRLKEILREVVPQDAGVIIRTASEGVKEDDIRSDVERLQKRWNEIEAKAAEITEKKAGAAVALYEEPDVLVKVIRDLFNEDFSGLIVSGDEAWNTINSYVESVAPDLMPRLTKYEPAGGDGPDVFAVHRIDEQLAKAMDRKVWLPSGGTLVIDRTEAMTVVDVNTGKFTGSGGNLEQTVTRNNLEAAEEIVRQLRLRDIGGIIVIDFIDMVLESNRDLVLRRLTEALARDRTRHQVSEVTSLGLVQLTRKRLGTGLIEAFSTPCPHCAGRGIVLHGDPIDNASSNGRKSEPGTGRRSKRGKKGAKPEEVPEAVPVIKVPPHPAGEHPMFKAMAAANGGRHEDDESDDESTDETQQVGEDDTAEKVHDSVGEEIEAEELDDEDFEDSDSDEDSDDDSDDESDEESDEDEIDLDTDDDEEDDDDIEVLDDDSDDPDEDSDDDEDEEPEVIVVPARRPRRRAAARPAGPPSSE; encoded by the coding sequence GTGGCCGACAGTGAAAATACTCAAGCCCAAGACTCACCGGACTCGTCAGAAGAGGCGCACGCAGCGGAAACGCCTCGCGAAAGACTTCCCGAACGCCTGAGGGTGCACTCCCTGGCCCGGGTGCTGGGGGTCACCAGCAGGCGCGTTCTCGACGCGCTGGCCGAACTCGACGGGCGCGCGCGCAGTGCGCACTCGACCGTCGACCAGACCCAGGCGGAGCGGGTCCGCGAGGTGCTCGCGGGCGACGGCCGAGACGCCGCCGCCGACGCTCCCGCCGTCGAGGCGCCCGCCGCTGAAGCGCCGGCCGTGGAAGCCGTGGAAGCCGTGGCCGACGTCCCCGAGGTCGCCGAGATCTCCGAGGTGACGGTGGAGACCGTCGAGGTGGCCCTCGAGGTCACCAGCGTCGACGACCAGCCCACCGACGACGCGCCGAGTCCCGACACCCCCACCTTCGAGGCGCCCGACGAGGAGCCCGAATCACGGCTGATCCTCGAGACGGCCCCAGTCGAGCGGGCGGACTATCTGCCGCTGTTCGTCGCACCCCAGCCGGTGCGCCGCTTCGAGCCCGTCGACGAGGACGACGAGGAGGACGAGGACGACGAGACCGGCGACTCGGGGGAGTCCGACGACGACGATCAGTCGGAACGGCCCGCCGCGCGACGCCGTCGCCGGGGCCGCCGGGGCCGGGGTCGAGGCCGCGGCGAGCAGAGCGACGACAACGGCGACAGCGACACCGCCGAGGCGACCGATGCCAAGACCGACGGTCAGGCGGCCGCCGACGAGGACACGGGGGACGACTCCGAGGACGAGGGCGCCGACGAGGACACCGCGGGTGGCGACGGCAGTTCGCGCAGGCGTCGCCGCAGACGCCGGCGCAAGTCGGGCTCGTCGGACGACTCCGACAGCGGCTCACCCGACGATCCGCCGAACACCGTCGTGCACGAGCGCCCGCCGCGCGAGCGTGGCGGCAAGTCCGGCGACAGCGACGACAACGAGATCCAGGGCATCAGCGGGTCGACCCGGTTGGAGGCCAAACGGCAGCGCCGACGGGACGGTCGCGACGCCGGACGACGTCGGCCGCCGATCCTGTCCGAAGCCGAGTTCCTGGCCCGCCGCGAAGCCGTCGAACGCGTCATGGTGGTCCGCGACAAGGTCCGCACCGAACCGCCGCACGAAGGTGCGCGGTACACCCAGATCGCCGTACTCGAGGACGGCGTCGTCGTCGAGCACTTCGTGACGTCGCCGGCGTCGGCGTCGCTGGTGGGCAACATCTACCTCGGCATCGTGCAGAACGTGCTGCCGTCGATGGAGGCCGCGTTCGTCGACATCGGCCGCGGCCGCAACGGCGTCCTCTACGCCGGTGAGGTGAACTGGGAGGCCGCGGGCCTCGGCGGCCAGAACCGCAAGATCGAACAGGCGCTCAAACCCGGCGACTACGTCGTCGTCCAGGTCAGCAAGGATCCGGTCGGGCACAAGGGAGCCCGCTTGACCACACAGGTGTCGCTGGCCGGTCGCTACCTGGTCTACGTGCCCGGCGCGTCGTCGACCGGGATCAGCCGCAAGCTGCCCGACACCGAACGGCAGCGGCTCAAGGAGATCCTGCGCGAGGTCGTGCCGCAGGACGCCGGAGTGATCATCCGGACCGCGTCGGAGGGCGTGAAGGAAGACGACATCCGCTCCGACGTCGAGCGGCTGCAGAAGCGGTGGAACGAGATCGAGGCCAAGGCCGCCGAGATCACCGAGAAGAAGGCCGGGGCGGCCGTCGCGCTGTACGAAGAGCCCGACGTACTGGTCAAGGTGATCCGCGACCTGTTCAACGAGGACTTCTCCGGGTTGATCGTCTCCGGCGACGAGGCGTGGAACACCATCAACTCCTACGTGGAGTCCGTCGCGCCGGATCTGATGCCGCGGCTGACCAAGTACGAGCCCGCCGGCGGTGACGGGCCCGACGTGTTCGCGGTGCACCGCATCGACGAACAACTCGCCAAGGCGATGGACCGCAAGGTGTGGCTGCCGTCGGGCGGCACGCTGGTCATCGACCGCACCGAGGCCATGACCGTCGTCGACGTCAACACCGGCAAGTTCACCGGCTCGGGTGGAAACCTCGAGCAGACCGTGACCCGCAACAACCTCGAGGCCGCCGAGGAGATCGTGCGCCAGCTTCGGCTGCGCGACATCGGCGGCATCATCGTCATCGACTTCATCGACATGGTGCTCGAGTCGAACCGCGACCTGGTGCTGCGTCGGCTGACCGAGGCGCTGGCCCGTGACCGCACCCGCCACCAGGTGTCCGAGGTGACGTCGCTGGGCCTGGTTCAGTTGACGCGTAAACGCCTGGGTACCGGGTTGATCGAGGCGTTCTCCACACCGTGTCCGCACTGCGCCGGCCGCGGCATCGTGTTGCACGGCGATCCGATCGACAACGCCTCGAGCAACGGGCGCAAATCCGAACCCGGCACCGGTCGGCGCAGCAAGCGCGGCAAGAAGGGCGCCAAGCCCGAAGAGGTGCCGGAGGCCGTCCCGGTCATCAAGGTGCCGCCGCATCCGGCCGGTGAGCACCCGATGTTCAAGGCGATGGCGGCGGCCAACGGCGGTCGGCACGAGGACGACGAATCCGACGACGAGTCGACCGACGAGACGCAGCAGGTCGGCGAGGACGACACCGCGGAGAAGGTGCACGACTCCGTCGGTGAGGAGATCGAAGCCGAGGAACTCGACGACGAGGACTTCGAGGATTCGGATTCGGACGAGGATTCCGACGACGACTCCGATGACGAGTCCGATGAGGAGTCCGATGAGGATGAGATCGACCTCGACACCGACGACGACGAAGAGGACGACGACGATATCGAGGTCCTCGACGACGATTCGGACGACCCGGATGAGGACTCGGATGACGACGAGGACGAAGAACCCGAGGTGATCGTGGTGCCCGCACGGCGTCCGCGGCGTCGTGCCGCGGCGCGCCCGGCGGGTCCGCCGAGCAGCGAGTAG
- a CDS encoding DUF4233 domain-containing protein, protein MTDRPPAPQQPDPWRSFRGVMAGTLILEAIVVLLALPVVSFSDGGFTAGSGGFLIGFAVVLVLLCGMQGRPWALWVNLGLQFVLIAGFLLDAAIGFIGVVFAAVWGLIVYLRAEVRRREQRGLLPGQQRGTEE, encoded by the coding sequence ATGACCGATCGCCCACCGGCACCCCAGCAGCCCGACCCGTGGCGCAGCTTTCGTGGCGTGATGGCGGGGACGCTGATCCTCGAGGCCATCGTGGTGTTGCTGGCGCTCCCGGTGGTGTCGTTCTCCGACGGCGGCTTCACCGCCGGCAGCGGAGGATTCCTGATCGGTTTCGCCGTCGTGCTGGTGCTGCTGTGCGGGATGCAGGGCCGGCCGTGGGCGCTGTGGGTGAATCTCGGGCTGCAGTTCGTGCTGATCGCCGGGTTCCTGCTGGACGCCGCGATCGGGTTCATCGGTGTCGTGTTCGCCGCCGTGTGGGGGTTGATCGTCTACCTTCGCGCCGAGGTCAGGCGCCGTGAACAGCGCGGTTTGCTGCCCGGACAGCAGCGGGGCACCGAGGAGTGA